The Pangasianodon hypophthalmus isolate fPanHyp1 chromosome 5, fPanHyp1.pri, whole genome shotgun sequence genome includes a window with the following:
- the tsc22d1 gene encoding TSC22 domain family protein 1 isoform X3: MNSQCYSVAMDLGVCQLRNFSISFLSSLLGTETSSVRLDNSSSGASVVAIDNKIEQAMDLVKSHLMYAVREEVEVLKEQIKELIERNSQLEQENNLLKNLASPEQLAQFQAQVQSGSPPSSTQGTQQSAMAVQQLPTQNSGPSV; this comes from the exons ATGAATTCTCAATGCTATTCGGTGGCGATGGATCTTGGTGTATGCCAGCTAAGAAATTTTTCAATATCTTTTCTGTCATCACTGCTGGGAACCGAAACTTCCTCCGTGAGGCTCGAcaatag CTCTTCTGGTGCCAGTGTTGTGGCCATAGACAACAAAATCGAGCAAGCAATG GATCTAGTGAAGAGTCACTTGATGTATGCTGTTCGAGAGGAAGTGGAGGTGCTGAAAGAGCAGATCAAAGAACTGATAGAAAGAAACTCTCAGCTGGAGCAGGAAAACAACCTGCTGAAGAATTTAGCCAGTCCGGAGCAGCTGGCACAGTTTCAGGCCCAGGTCCAGAGTGGTTCTCCACCGTCGTCCACGCAGGGAACACAGCAATCAGCGATGGCGGTGCAGCAGCTCCCTACACAGAACTCTGGCCCCTCAGTGTAA